One window of the Rosa rugosa chromosome 3, drRosRugo1.1, whole genome shotgun sequence genome contains the following:
- the LOC133741378 gene encoding probable UDP-glucosyl transferase 73B6 — MGSESHDSVHIFLFPFMAHGHMIPVSDMAKLFASHGVKITIVTTPQNAIRFAQTTQSRKPSSGFDIQIKAIEFPSEEAGLPKGCENLDSLPLPELANKFFKATRLLQAPIEELLKEFKPTCLVADMFFPWATEAAAKFGIPRLVFHGTSFFSLCASECVRLYEPYNTVSGETDPFVIPNLPGEIELTRSQVPDFMKNNVLNDLTQLLKEAKESELKSYGIVVNSFYELEPVYADYYRNGLGRKAWHIGPVSLCNRETEEKVQRGLEASIDEHECLKWLDSKKPDSVVYVCFGSVAKFNSTQLKEIAMALEVAGQDFIWVVRKGKDEVDQDEWLPEGFEERMEGKGLIIRGWAPQVLILDHPSVGGFVTHCGWNSTLEGISAGLPMVTWPVSAEQFYNEKLVTQVLKIGVGVGAQKWIRLIGDSVKKEAIVKAVSQIMVGEEAEVRRSRARELGKQARRAVEEGGSSYEDFNKLIEELKSHS, encoded by the coding sequence ATGGGTAGCGAAAGCCATGACTCTGTTCACATATTCTTGTTCCCTTTCATGGCTCACGGCCACATGATCCCAGTCTCCGACATGGCCAAGCTCTTCGCTTCACATGGCGTCAAGATCACCATAGTCACCACCCCTCAAAACGCCATCAGATTCGCTCAAACGACCCAATCGAGGAAACCCTCTTCCGGGTTCGACATCCAAATCAAGGCCATCGAGTTCCCCAGTGAAGAGGCTGGTCTGCCTAAAGGTTGTGAGAATCTCGACTCACTGCCCCTGCCGGAATTAGCCAACAAGTTCTTCAAAGCCACACGCTTGCTTCAAGCACCGATTGAGGAGCTTCTCAAGGAGTTCAAACCGACTTGCCTTGTAGCTGACATGTTCTTTCCTTGGGCTACTGAAGCCGCTGCGAAATTTGGTATTCCGAGGTTGGTTTTTCATGGGACTAGCTTCTTTTCTCTATGTGCTTCAGAGTGTGTGAGGCTCTATGAGCCTTACAATACGGTTTCAGGTGAAACTGATCCTTTTGTGATCCCCAATTTGCCTGGTGAGATTGAATTGACAAGATCCCAGGTGCCTGATTTTATGAAGAACAATGTTTTAAATGACTTGACTCAGTTGCTGAAAGAGGCTAAGGAATCGGAGTTGAAGAGCTATGGAATTGTTGTTAACAGTTTCTATGAGCTCGAACCGGTTTATGCAGATTATTACAGAAATGGGTTGGGGAGAAAGGCATGGCATATAGGCCCTGTTTCTCTATGCAATAGAGAGACTGAGGAGAAAGTACAGAGAGGATTAGAAGCCTCAATTGATGAGCATGAGTGTTTGAAATGGCTTGATTCAAAGAAGCCAGATTCAGTTGTGTATGTCTGTTTTGGGAGTGTGGCCAAATTCAATTCCACTCAGCTCAAGGAGATTGCTATGGCTCTGGAAGTTGCTGGGCAGGACTTCATTTGGGTGGTGAGGAAAGGCAAAGATGAGGTGGATCAGGATGAGTGGTTGCCTGAAGGATTTGAAGAGAGGATGGAAGGCAAGGGATTGATCATCAGAGGTTGGGCTCCTCAGGTTTTGATTCTTGATCATCCTAGTGTTGGTGGGTTTGTGACTCATTGTGGGTGGAATTCCACGTTGGAAGGAATTTCTGCAGGGCTTCCTATGGTGACATGGCCTGTGTCTGCTGAGCAATTTTACAATGAGAAATTGGTGACCCAAGTGCTGAAGATTGGAGTTGGGGTTGGGGCTCAGAAATGGATTAGGCTTATTGGGGATAGTGTGAAGAAGGAAGCTATTGTGAAAGCTGTGAGTCAGATCATGGTGGGTGAAGAAGCAGAGGTAAGGAGAAGCAGAGCTAGGGAGCTTGGAAAGCAAGCAAGGAGGGCTGTTGAAGAAGGAGGATCATCATACGAGGATTTTAATAAGCTAATTGAAGAATTGAAATCCCACAGTTAG
- the LOC133741379 gene encoding LOW QUALITY PROTEIN: UDP-glucose flavonoid 3-O-glucosyltransferase 7-like (The sequence of the model RefSeq protein was modified relative to this genomic sequence to represent the inferred CDS: inserted 1 base in 1 codon), with protein MARGHSIPLIDIAKLFSSRGARCTIVTTPLNAPLFSKAIQKGEIELVLIKFPSTEAGLPQDCESADLITTQDTVEKFIKATFLLAPQLEKVLDEHRPHCLVADGFFPWATDVAAKFGIPRLYFHGIGFFPLCASLSVMMYQPQTKLSSDSESFVIPNLPDEIKMNRSQLPVFPNLDGESEFLNMLKASTESEERSYGVIVNSFYELEPAYADHYRKVFGRKAWHIGPVSLCNKATEDKAERGSIESSTAEKHECLKWLDSKKPYSVVYVSFGSLIQFADCQLLEIAMGLEASGQDFVWVVKKENKDVENWLPKGFEKRMEGKGLIIRDWAPQVLILEHEAIGAFVTHCGWNSILEGVSAGVPMITWPVFGEQFYNEKLVTEIHRIGVPVGSEKWVLSFVDVSAETEASVRREAIEEAVTRIMVGDESVEIRSRVKELEEKARRAVEEGGSSFLDLSALVGELNHLXGGLVEILKN; from the exons ATGGCTCGTGGCCACAGCATACCCCTTATAGACATAGCCAAACTATTTTCTTCTCGTGGTGCAAGATGCACCATAGTAACTACTCCCCTCAATGCCCCGCTCTTCTCCAAAGCAATCCAAAAAGGTGAGATTGAACTTGTTCTCATCAAGTTCCCATCTACTGAAGCTGGGTTGCCTCAAGACTGCGAAAGCGCCGACTTGATTACAACACAAGACACGGTGGAAAAATTTATCAAAGCCACCTTTTTACTTGCACCACAGCTTGAGAAGGTTTTAGACGAACATCGTCCTCATTGCCTTGTTGCTGATGGTTTCTTTCCTTGGGCTACAGATGTGGCCGCCAAGTTTGGAATTCCAAGGCTGTATTTCCATGGAATCGGTTTCTTCCCATTGTGCGCTTCACTGAGTGTGATGATGTATCAACCTCAGACGAAGTTGTCGTCTGATTCAGAATCTTTtgtcattcctaatctccctgATGAGATCAAGATGAATAGAAGCCAATTACCAGTTTTTCCCAATCTAGATGGTGAGTCAGAATTCTTGAACATGCTCAAAGCATCCACAGAGAGCGAAGAAAGGAGCTATGGGGTTATTGTTAACAGCTTTTATGAACTAGAACCAGCTTATGCAGATCATTATAGGAAGGTGTTTGGGAGGAAGGCATGGCATATCGGCCCCGTTTCGTTATGTAATAAGGCAACAGAGGATAAAGCAGAGAGGGGGTCAATAGAAAGCTCGACTGCTGAGAAACATGAGTGCTTGAAATGGCTTGATTCAAAGAAACCCTATTCGGTTGTGTATGTATCATTCGGAAGCTTGATCCAATTTGCTGATTGCCAGCTACTAGAAATTGCAATGGGCCTTGAGGCTTCTGGACAAGACTTCGTTTGGGTTGTGAAGAAAGAAAACAAGGATGTAGAAAACTGGTTGCctaaaggatttgagaagagaatgGAAGGTAAGGGACTGATTATAAGAGATTGGGCTCCCCAAGTGCTGATTCTTGAGCATGAAGCAATAGGAGCATTTGTGACTCACTGTGGGTGGAACTCTATCCTAGAAGGAGTGTCTGCCGGGGTTCCAATGATCACGTGGCCGGTGTTCGGCGAGCAGTTTTACAATGAGAAGTTGGTGACTGAGATACATAGGATTGGCGTTCCTGTTGGTTCTGAAAAATGGGTTTTATCATTTGTGGATGTAAGTGCGGAAACTGAAGCGAGTGTGAGGAGAGAGGCCATAGAGGAGGCTGTGACTAGAATCATGGTGGGTGATGAATCAGTGGAAATAAGAAGCAGAGTTAAAGAACTTGAAGAGAAGGCAAGGAGGGCTGTTGAAGAAGGTGGCTCATCTTTCTTGGATTTATCTGCTCTAGTTGGAGAGTTGAACCACC CTGGAGGCCTAGTCGAAATTCTCAAAAACTAG